GCTCGACGAGCACATCTTGTCGCACATCAAGAGGTGATGCAAAAGCACGGCCACGAGGAGGAGGCCGGAAGCTCCTCCCTCCGCCCTCCGATGCCGGAATGGCGCAAGGagccactactagggaaaaccttatacacaaaaTCTTAGCAGCAACGCGGTTTAAAAACAAAGTGCGCTACTGCTAGTTCGACTTAACCACCCGCGGGCTCCTTGCGCAAGGAGCCACTACTAGggaaaccttatacacagaatccggcctcccgatcccgagcccgccctcgccgcccctacctCTCTGTCGCCaagcacctccccgccaccgtctctGCCCTCTCTATAAGCCCCcacccctccccacccccctctctctgcttagttagtagatgttttttagtagtagtagatgttaatttagggttcatagataatgatttttagtagtagtagatgttaattagtagtagtggtggtactagttaactagggcagtatggttaatagtagatgtttttttactattgtataatgtagttttgtttactgtttttagtaagtgtttaaaataattagtaagtaaattaataaactagttgaactagtttagttttagttgaactagtttagtaagtaaattaataaactagttgaactagttgaattaatagaactaatgtatttttagtaagaaaattaatataactagttgaactactttatttttagaaagaactagttttttctatttatagtaagtttatatttagtaagaactagttgaattaatagaactagttgaacatgtcatatttgttgttatttttttagtttaagcaattattcgggatgtattagtgataacttatagggtttttgcttttgcagaaatcaaggagcccctccatcatccccgccgtcgtccccgtcaccgaccccctccgacctcgagatgagaccagccaaatctccatgtcaatatgagtcctataagatatatatgatgtagatcaaaacatgtatatcttgtgttgctcaaataggatatgtggttgcccaagtggccggtcatgttcaggttacacctccgaatggcctatgttttgccggagtgttgattaatttccgttccggcaaatttcaggcgctcgatatgtccttttttagcaaaggtcacgccggattttttcgtgaattctggcatgacttgtgctagaatatgtaggaaatatcgagtgacctggattttctcgaaaaataatgatctaatttaggttttttagtacatatatttaattgtacaagtttaatctttgaattatgaacgtaggaaatgtcgtactcggacgacgaaagtctcccgggggagtgcagctggtgccaagacgatcgaggtctgtgcgacaggtgccctcacctggacgaagatcggcgcttcagcattaagctcgaggagaccttcgatgttgaaacggtacgcaatgacgacaagtgttttttttcgtaattaagcacgacttcaactatttcaacgtctacttttcatcttttacaattcgaatagcttatcccatgccatgcaagaccctatgtcttggagaggatgggttttgaagaccatgaaaattttgaaacaaagaaaatacacctaaggacccatcatgatatggattttgaagtaaatctgtacaattctcagagcgtaacccattttggttgccaaaattgggaagcactttgcaaaatgtatggtttttatgagggtatgattgtcaccatggatcttggtgatcctgacatcgagcaaaacaatatggacatttgggtccttgttgatacgcttccgattctactgctatgtgagtttctcaaacatagttattaactaatttatattgtttatttcaaaatagttgacagcttattttcattgacagcttattttcattcttcaaagaatgtgcggaagatggtagacaaaatccactacaccgatggctccgaattaacttataaggagaaaaatcatctgatcgcgtTTTGTACttatcttgagaattacaatacctattatcgaactcctccaaattatagtgaatacgtgccactagtgcacgtgttgaaccacgataacttctatggagataccctggtaagattttttactattacgacatccgtacatcttttgcatacttctaaaactagtacatcattgctaactacgaagttattactatgtttttcaacagaaaatcccgatggattgtgtgcctcatctgatgtatcagaatggtcgccttgaagTTCTGAACATACAACTAGGTCATCATATGGATCTCACATGTGCATATCGGATTCctaaaaccggtgaacacatgctaattaaagatggaaaaaatgtttggacattcgtaaggaggttcttgaaagcaacattaagcgaaaggcaagaattggagacaggataatctccattctccataatggagagtcaggggctatcttgttttttgctattttatcttagagaatatagtaggtcctaagagaatgtagtaggtcctatgaggtacaatatgtttattatgtgatacaatgtgttagagttgatgatgaggagtagttgtgattatgactagtgaccaatttgctatgtgatgtctcattgatgaaaacgatgatcatgaggaggtgttatatgacaatgatgtattatgatgataagttgttaatgatatgatgatgatgatgatatttattatatcattgggtgaaacaaccgcggattagtttcaagtggatgtccacatccacttgaaactagtccacggttctttcaccccgtgatgtaataactcattatgatgtaaaaacaatctctaaattcctgttgtatgaaaacttgtataaaggtgtatgaatacaacatgaaataaaaataaaataaaatacgaaataatagtagtagcgcgggcaggGAGAAGCGCTAttagtaattaccagtagcgctcttctgagaaagcgctactactaagtcgatatagcagtagcgtCGGTTAAcgcacgctactgctaacctttagctgtagcgccgtaccagtagcgctcctgcccgcgctgctgctaggcttttccctagtagtgagtaGGCGCGCCGCCGCGGCGTGCTGTCCCGCAGCACCGGAGCACGCGCGTGGGCAAACTTCTACCGCCTGCACTGCATCTTCGATCTGGCAGTGCAACgccgcggagcggccgagtgcgCTTGGTTCGAGGCGAGGCAGGCGACCGCCGTCGGGGACGAAGCCGCATCGGCGCGGGTGCCGGCGCTCCGGGAGGAGTACGAGCTCACGCCGGTGCTCTGCAACTCCCTCACGGAGCACCACCTCGGCACGGGCAAGTCCGGCTCTGGCTCCGGTGGTGGCGAGGATGAAGATAAGTAGAACTCCAGTGATCCAACTAGTCGTTTAAGTTTTAGATCTAGTATGGTAGTTTAAGTTTGAACTATCTATCAAGTGGTGTGTTATGTGCGGAACTATCTATCTAGTAGTTTAATTTGCTTGTATATGATGAACTATGCTTGTGGAACTACTATGATGTCTATGGCGCGAATTAGATGTTTCAAATCAGATAAAAAATCCGGGCACAATTTACGGTATCTATTTTATCGTCCCGTCCATCATCCCGCAAATTTTGTTTACTGAATGCTGTAAACGAAATTTGCAAGACGCCGGTATACTggatctgctagagatgcttTAGGCAGATATACGCGGAACAACTATGCATATGCATAGACGTCCCACACGGAACACCCGACCACTAGCTCCCGTCGATAGACTACGCATAGATGATTTGTCGCCACtgaggccaactccaccgcatGATCCCATTTTGTCTGGCCTTGTCCGTTTGAGGTAAAAAGGACAAATCGGGCGGCCCAGCGCGCGACGGCCCGGACCCATTTTGTCCGTTTTGTGTCCGGGCCGACCCATTTCGAGCGCAAACTTGCGCCGGGTTTGGGTCGCCGCGGACACCGAATGGACGCGCCGCTCGTCCGCGTCTGGCCGCGTGGCGGGGCGGCCACCTACCTCCCACCCGCCAACATCAATGCGCACGGGCGGCCGGCCCCACCTGTCATCGGCCCAATGGAAGGTCGCCGTCCTTCTTAAATGGGACCCGTGGACCGGTCGTCGTCCTCACTTCCCACTCCGGCCCCTCTCTGCCCCCTCGAAAGCCGACACGCCCAAACCCTAGCCACTCCCCGTCCTCGAACTCGCCGGTCGGCCGCATCCATGGGCCTATGGAACTACGTCCGCAAGGGGAAGCACGACCGCGAGGCCGGCTCCTCCTCGGGCCGCCGCCGCGGCTCCGTGAAGAAGGAGGAGCCCGCGTCACCGCCGCGCTCCTCCCGTCGAGCCCCCGCGCCGGCCCCCTTCACCATCGCCCCTAGGCCCGCCGGCGAGCGCGACCGGCAGTACATCTGCGCGGACGTGTGCCAGAGGTACTGGGAGACGAGGACGCCGGTCCCGTGGAGCGACGTCCACCTCCCCAACGGGTGGCACCTCAGCGCCGACCGGGTCCCGATCCCGCCGGTGCCGATGGGCGACCGTGCGCGCCGCGATGAgatcgagcgccgccgccgcctcctccccgacGACCTGTACTACGACGACAGGTACGCCCCCGACTCCGTGCTCTGGGACACATGGCTCCAGGACGAGCACGACACGCGCCGCGCGTCCTACTTCGCCGGCACGGTGTCGGGGCCGCGGCGGCCACGTCGAGAGGTGCGCGGGCGTACGCGGGTGCGCGGCCTCACGCCCACGCCGTCGCCTTCCCCGTCTCCgtcaccacctccacctcctcgcATGACAGCGGAGGAGGAGGCCCGGCTCATGCAGCGTGTCATGGAGGACTCCATGAACACGCACGACGAGCGCCAATGGCACGGCTTGGAGGAGGCGATGGCACTCTCTGCCGCCGGCGACGTCGCCTTCCCCGAGATGGAGATGGTggccgtcaaggaggaggagaggagggaggaggcgaTGGAGGCGGAGCCGGTGGCCGCGTTCCACCCGGCCTGGTGGGCCAGCAATGGAGCTGGTCGTGCACCGCGCCGGAGATGGCCGACGCCGTGGGGGGCGTGAACTGGCGCCCCACGCCACCGCGGTCACCGGAGCGGGAGGCCTCGCCACAGGAGGAGGTGGTGCAGGCACCTCCGGCCTTCCAGGCCACCCCAGTGTACCACGCGCCGCCGTCCCACCTCTGGACGCCGCCGGCCTACGTCGAACTcgtcagcgacgacgacgacaccGGCGGCCACTAAAGACGGCGAGGGCCATGGCATCGACGGGCGCGGCTGGAGCGCGCGGCGgcgtttatttatttattttaatgttaattaagtcaagtgaacTGCTAAACTGGGCCGTTTTGTGGCCGTGACCCCGTAACTAAGTTTTATGTTCATTAAACTGcgcttatttacttttttagtcattttatttatgtttttctgtttttttaaaaTTATATCCAACGCGGACGTGATTTGGGGTGCAGCCGCGCGGTGGGCACACGCACGACCCAACGGATAAGACCGGACACGGGCGAACCCATTGACGCTCCAAAGGGACAAAATCCGGCCAAACCAGACGTACATTTGGAGCcgtgcggtggagttggcctgaACGTTTTTCCTTTTGGAACGGTATAATCAAGAACTAGTACCCCTACGATGAGCTATTGCTGGCTGTGTGCATCGGTCGACAACGGACCTAGTAATAGCATCTCCAATCACGTTTGTCGCCACTGAACTAGTGGAATAGATCAAGTACGCCTACGAATCTACGATGAACTATTGCTTACAGCGGCCGCCGACTAAGGTAGATAAGCCGACCATGCGTACTGCCTTTAATGCTGCAACTTGGTGAAAATCACAGGGTTCAGGGCTGCAGGCTGCTTGTGATCTTTATGCAGATAGATGCTCGAAATCGAAAGGAACTGACCGTGGGATAAAAATGTGCATGCGCCTTTTCTGTTTCACGAGGTATACGTGTGGTGGGCGGGAAAAAAAATAAAGCGAAGCGCATGGTCGGTAAAAGAAGAGAGAATTATAAGCTCGTGTGGCAGACGGCTCAGAAGATATACTACTTTTCCACTGACAGACAAGTTCTTGAAAATGTTGTTTTTCGCTAGGAAATCTTCTGGAAATGATATTTTTCAAATGTCTTCACTCATCAATCATCATCATGAACAAACTTATCCCCAGTATGCTGTATGATTCTGTCTCGTAGAGACTTTACCAGCAGCATAGGAAGCAGCATACTATTGATAACTAAGTCGGCTCGGCCAGATAACCCGAAGATAATCCGCAGCTGGTGGCTGAacatttgttttttttttccCGAAACGGAGTGCTTGAACATTTCATGGAGCATCATCTGGATCGGCTTTAGTTCCTTTCAATATATCTTTCTTCTGCGTCTTATATCTGTCTAAAACAAAGTCAAAACTTGAGTATGGATCCATGTGCCTTGATGCGGCGGCAGatgcatccgggagttgcatgccAAGTGTTCCAACACACTGACCGCCGCTGCCAGCAGGCCTCTGCCTGCACGTACCGCTAACTCACTACTACTACCCAGGTGACAACGACTAACAACGACACATGGTAGCCAGATTCGACGCCCTGCATGGCTAGTTAAGCCTCCGCGGTCTACACGGGACGTGGGGCGGGAGCCGGAGCCATGCCGGGCCGTCGCCGTTTCCACCGATCCGGCGAAAGCGACGGGGCCGCCGGCCGCGCGCCCTCCATGCGCGGCTGCAGGAAACCCCCGTTGACGAGGGCATGTGCAGTGCGACGACGGGAGCCGGAGAGCAGGGGGAAGAGGGCAGCCGACGCGCGCCGCATGCACGTCGTGAGATCAGGTCGCTGCTGGCTCTATTATTGGCGCGAACTGATGATCCTTTCCTGGGTAATGGGGCAGCGCGATGTCGATCGGGGTCGCCGGCCGGATGTGGCGGATGCGTACGTCGTGCGAGATCTTCCGCATACACGGCGACATGCGTGATCGTGGGCATGCCGAATTTCAGACATATGGGCGTATGTGTACAATGTTTGTGCCAAACTTTTCTAGTACTGAATACTGATGCTCACGTGGGTGGCACAGTGGCATGCACCATGGGCAAAAGCATGCTACGTTTCGCGTGATGAAACTACCATGCAGTCATCCGGGCAATGCTACACCTAGGAAGGGTGTTACGAAATCTTTACGTAGTTAGACAGTTGGCAATTTTTTATTGGGATTAGAGGGGAGGCAGGGCCCACCCCATTGAAAATCAGGGGGACGTGAGAATTAGAGAAGGAAGGTTACGTAGCCCCTTTGTAATCCTTTTATAGGTGTAGGATAGATTATTGGTAGTCATCCTTAATGACGACTGTAATGTGTTGCTACTCATCTGTCCGGTTAACCCGTGGCAGACGGACAAAACAAACACACGTCTCAGCAATTTCTCCACAAGGAAATTACCATGAAGTCAAGACAGAGCGACATCAGTGCGAGCAACATCCTCGGTAGACCACGACAACCAGGCTGCAGTCAAAGAACGTTGTGTTGCCGAACAAGCAACTGCATGTGTACATTACCGCTCCATATGACGAAGCATTCCTTCCTGGATGTCTCCTACCCCCATATTCTCAAGGTAGCACTGATCTCTAGCTTTTTTTTTCTTTGTGGGGGTGCATTGCTCTCTTTTTGCATTGTCTCTTGCTAACGGTAGGTGCTCGAGAGAAAGCTACCGAACTCTTTGACAGAGAAAACACACACACTGGATTGGTCATCCTTATATATACACATGAATTGTTAATAATGTATCTTGTGGTTGCTAGGATTTTTTTTCATGAGATCTTTTTGAACAGAAGGTCTTCATTTATGCCCATACGCACTGCTATACAACAAGACCATGCGCCATCTTTAGATTTTATTTTTGCCCCATATTGCTAATGTGCCGACTCATTCAACCCTCTGTCTCTCCATATCTCTAAATATGTACCATGTAATGTGTCATATAAAGTAGAATGAAAGGGCTATTGTCCGGTGCATATATCACTATGGAACTAACATCATAATATGTTATATATGGGTATACCTAAATCATTTTTGGCATGGTGGCATGCACAATACTCAAGCATGATATTTGTCCGAACGGGTGCGGATGGTTTAAGGTTGATCACTGAAGATGCCCTTAGGCTAGCATTTCTACTAACCACTGCTAATGTCTTGCTACTCATCTGTCCGGTCAACCTCGTGGCTGACAGACAAAAAAAACATCTCTCTGAAGAACAAACTTACCATCACTGGCGGAGCTCTCCGGTGGGCAGGGTATGGCGCCTGCCATACCTTAATTTTGAGCAATTTTTTTTAATACTACTATGCATCCATCGCTAGCAGAATACACTGGCTGTCGATGTTAATACGTGATGGGCCGACCGCCGACGCAGCGAGCGACCTGATGGGCCAACAGCCGAGGCCCGAGGTAGCCAGCCAGGTTCGAGCGTCCACGCGAGCAGAGACGCAACGCACCTGAGTACTCGACCACTCTGTTCTCTCCACACCCTAATCCCTAAGCTagcgcggcgcggcggcggcggcggctgggcaTCCTTGCTTCTCATTGTGCACAAGCGGTCACCAAAGCAATCAAAGAAGAGATGGGTGATTGTCTTTTCTCTGTTCTTATTGATGAGTGCCGTGATATATCGGTGAAAGAACAAATGGCCGTGGTAATCAGGTACGTGTAAGTTTTTGAAGTGTCTATGTGCTTTTTGATCATTTTGTTCTATGTAGAGTGGTCAACTAATTATATGACTTTCTGTAGGTATTTGAGCAAACAAGGAGAGACTATTGAACGCTTTTCAGCTATTAAGCATGTTCCAGACACAACATCTGCTTCTTTAAAGAAGGTATCGTTGGAGGTTTTTGCTAAACACGGTCTAGTTGTTGCACGACTACGAGGGCAAGGGTATGATAGGGCATCTAATATGAGAGGAGAATTCAATGGCCTTCAGAAGTTAATTCGAGATGAGAACTCATATGCTTTCTATATCCATTGCTTTGCCCACCAACTCCAGTTGGTAGTTGTTGCTGTTTCGAGATGCTGCAAGGGTGTTGAGGATTTTTTTGAATATGTGACCATGATTGCTAATCTGAGTACTTCATCTTGCAAGATGAAGGATAAATTGCTTGACAAGCAAAAAGAGGTTCTTTTGGATAAGATTAAGGGTGGTGAGATGCCGACCGGAAGAGGGAAAAATCAAGAAACATCCTTGGTCAGACCTGGAGATACAAGATGGGGCTCTCATTACACAACCTTATCTCGCATTGAATCAATGTGGGATGCAGTCATAGAGGTTTTGGGCATTGTTGAGGATGATGTGCGTGTTCCATGTAGGGCAAGAGGTTTGGTTCATCAAATGGAGACATTTAGCTTTGTGTTCATCTTGAAGATGATGCTAAAAATCCTTCGCATGACAAATGATTTGTCTCTTCTATTGCAAAAGAAGGATCAAAATGTTGTTCATGTATGTGATGGATCATGCTATATGTATCTAGTCTACTCGATATATTTTGTTCATGTAAGCATACATGCATCTAAAATTGTAATTGTCTCATTTCAGGCAATGTCATTGGTTATGGATGTGAGAACACGTTTGATCAACTGGAGAAATGATGGTTGGGAGCCACTCTTGGAAGATGTCAAAGCCCTTTGCACCAAAAATGACATTCCAATACCAAATATGGATGACATCTTTACAAAGTGGGGAAAATCAAGAAAAGGTGGACGAAACAATGTCACGGCTGATCATTTTTTCCGCGTGGACACCTTCTATGCTGCCATAGACTCCATCACCACAGAGTTTGATCATCGTTTTAATGAGGTATCTTCAGAGCTGCTCCAGGACTTCTCTTGTCTTGACCCAAGACACTCCTTTTCTAGGTTCAATGTGAATAAGCTTGCTAGACTCACAGAGATTTATCATGAGGATTTCTCAGATTATGAACGTGAACATATAGTTGATAACCTAGAGCTATTTATTATCCATATGAGAAGAATTGAAGACTTTAGAGCTTGTCATGATATTGCAAGTCTAGCTAAAAAGAtggttgaacttgaaaggcatgTCATGTTTCCTGCTGTTTATCGCCTCATTGAGTTGGCATTGCTACTACCGGTAGCGACGGCAACAGTTGAAAGAGCCTTCTCATCAATGAAAATCATCAAGACTGAGTTGCGCAGCAAGATGGCTGATGGTTGGCTTAATGACTTGATGGTGTGTTACATTGAGCGAGAGATCTTCAAAAGTATTGATCTCGGTAAAATTAAGGAAGATTTTTAGAAGGAGGGTAGGGCACTGCCATTGCCTGGGTCTTCTACACGCCATTAAATGCTTCATTATCGGTATGTTTTAGGTTGTTTTCCTATTGAAACATGTCTGCAATTTCATTGTATTTGGTTATTCGTTTGTAGTGTGCATTGTTAGTGTGTATTGACTCCTTTGATTCGCATAAAGAAAAATCTTAGTGAGACTTTGCCCCACCTTAATTTTTTTTCGTGGTCCGCCTCTGCTTACCATTACATTGAGACGGAGATCACAGTACATGCTATCTCCACTGCGCACGACTGCATGCTTCACGATGCAGTCAAAGAAAGTTGTGATGCTGAGCAAGGGGGCGGACTGTACATCTTGATTCATTAGACTAAGTATTCATTCTTGGATGTCTCCTACTCCCATATTCTGAAGGTAGcattcttctctctttttttggccggGGTCCATTGTTCTCTTCTTGCATCGTCTTTTGCTAACAGTAGGCGTTTGAGAGATAGATAGTGTATTCCTCGATAGATAATGAAAACATATTTGATCGATTATCCTCGTATATATACATGGATTGTTAATAATGTATCTTGTGGTTGCTAGAATTTTATACCATGATATATTTTTGGGCGGAAGGTCTTCACTTATGACCATCTCTAATGCTACACAACATGACCATGTGCCAGCttttaaattttatttttgcttcgTCTTAACCcccctatctctctctctctctctctcaatgtGTACCATGTAAAATTAGAATGAAAGGGAGATGATGTGGTGCATATATATCATTATGGCACCAAAATTATAATATGCTATATACCTGAATAGGTATATCTCTCAACATGCAAATATGACATACCTCATCCGTTTCCATTCTATTCATGTACGACATTTGCATTCAAGAAATACATATGCAGGCATGCCACCGCAGAAGTTCACATCCTATT
This sequence is a window from Aegilops tauschii subsp. strangulata cultivar AL8/78 chromosome 7, Aet v6.0, whole genome shotgun sequence. Protein-coding genes within it:
- the LOC109759551 gene encoding uncharacterized protein, which produces MGDCLFSVLIDECRDISVKEQMAVVIRYLSKQGETIERFSAIKHVPDTTSASLKKLVVVAVSRCCKGVEDFFEYVTMIANLSTSSCKMKDKLLDKQKEVLLDKIKGVIEVLGIVEDDVRVPCRARGLVHQMETFSFVFILKMMLKILRMTNDLSLLLQKKDQNVVHAMSLVMDVRTRLINWRNDGWEPLLEDVKALCTKNDIPIPNMDDIFTKWGKSRKGGRNNVTADHFFRVDTFYAAIDSITTEFDHRFNEVSSELLQDFSCLDPRHSFSRFNVNKLARLTEIYHEDFSDYEREHIVDNLELFIIHMRRIEDFRACHDIASLAKKMVELERHVMFPAVYRLIELALLLPVATATVERAFSSMKIIKTELRSKMADGWLNDLMVCYIEREIFKSIDLGKIKEDF